A single Pan troglodytes isolate AG18354 chromosome 19, NHGRI_mPanTro3-v2.0_pri, whole genome shotgun sequence DNA region contains:
- the LOC744496 gene encoding LOW QUALITY PROTEIN: DNA-directed RNA polymerase III subunit RPC10 (The sequence of the model RefSeq protein was modified relative to this genomic sequence to represent the inferred CDS: substituted 2 bases at 2 genomic stop codons), producing MMLLFYPGCRDGLIVEEGQRCHRLACNTCLCVHFTHKVTNWKYSKLKEVDDGLGGAAAWEDVDSTAEPCPQXEPPCAYYMXLQTHSADEPKTTFYQCCRAQCGHHWRD from the coding sequence ATGATGCTGCTGTTCTACCCTGGCTGCAGGGACGGGCTGATCGTGGAGGAGGGACAGCGCTGCCACCGCCTCGCCTGCAACACGTGCCTCTGTGTGCACTTCACCCACAAGGTAACAAATTGGAAGTACTCAAAGCTGAAAGAAGTGGATGATGGGCTTGGGGGAGCAGCTGCCTGGGAGGATGTTGACTCTACTGCAGAGCCATGTCCTCAATGAGAACCTCCTTGTGCTTACTACATGTAGCTTCAGACCCACTCTGCAGATGAGCCAAAGACCACCTTCTACCAGTGCTGCAGGGCTCAGTGTGGACACCACTGGAGGGATTAG
- the SSTR2 gene encoding somatostatin receptor type 2, producing MDMADEPLNGSHTWLSIPFDLNGSVVSTNTSNQTEPYYDLTSNAVLTFIYFVVCIIGLCGNTLVIYVILRYAKMKTITNIYILNLAIADELFMLGLPFLAMQVALVHWPFGKAICRVVMTVDGINQFTSIFCLTVMSIDRYLAVVHPIKSAKWRRPRTAKMITMAVWGVSLLVILPIMIYAGLRSNQWGRSSCTINWPGESGAWYTGFIIYTFILGFLVPLTIICLCYLFIIIKVKSSGIRVGSSKRKKSEKKVTRMVSIVVAVFIFCWLPFYIFNVSSVSMAISPTPALKGMFDFVVVLTYANSCANPILYAFLSDNFKKSFQNVLCLVKVSGTDDGERSDSKQDKSRLNETTETQRTLLNGDLQTSI from the coding sequence ATGGACATGGCGGATGAGCCACTCAATGGAAGCCACACATGGCTATCCATTCCATTTGACCTCAATGGCTCTGTGGTGTCAACCAACACCTCAAACCAGACAGAGCCGTACTATGACCTGACAAGCAATGCAGTCCTCACATTCATCTATTTTGTGGTCTGCATCATTGGGTTGTGTGGCAACACACTTGTCATTTACGTCATCCTCCGCTATGCCAAGATGAAGACCATCACCAACATTTACATCCTCAACCTGGCCATCGCAGATGAGCTCTTCATGCTGGGTCTGCCTTTCTTAGCTATGCAGGTGGCTCTGGTCCACTGGCCCTTTGGCAAGGCCATTTGCCGGGTGGTCATGACTGTGGATGGCATCAATCAGTTCACCAGCATCTTCTGCCTGACAGTCATGAGCATCGACCGATACCTGGCTGTGGTCCACCCCATTAAGTCGGCCAAGTGGAGGAGACCCCGGACGGCCAAGATGATCACCATGGCTGTGTGGGGAGTCTCTCTGCTGGTCATCTTGCCCATCATGATATATGCTGGGCTCCGGAGCAACCAGTGGGGGAGAAGCAGCTGCACCATCAACTGGCCAGGTGAATCTGGGGCTTGGTACACAGGGTTCATCATCTACACTTTCATTCTGGGGTTCCTGGTACCCCTCACCATCATCTGTCTTTGCTACCTGTTCATTATCATCAAGGTGAAGTCCTCTGGAATCCGAGTGGGCTCCTCTAAGAGGAAGAAGTCTGAGAAGAAGGTCACCCGAATGGTGTCCATCGTGGTGGCTGTCTTCATCTTCTGCTGGCTTCCCTTCTACATATTCAACGTTTCTTCCGTCTCCATGGCCAtcagccccaccccagcccttaAAGGCATGTTTGACTTTGTGGTGGTCCTAACCTATGCTAACAGCTGTGCCAACCCTATCCTATATGCCTTCTTGTCTGACAACTTCAAGAAGAGCTTCCAGAATGTCCTCTGCTTGGTCAAGGTGAGCGGCACAGATGATGGGGAGCGGAGTGACAGTAAGCAGGACAAATCCCGGCTGAATGAGACCACGGAGACCCAGAGGACCCTCCTCAATGGAGACCTCCAAACC